In one Aeromicrobium wangtongii genomic region, the following are encoded:
- a CDS encoding class I SAM-dependent methyltransferase, with the protein MRLAFDAVSAYDAAYSGLSTQVVDHIGRTEPFDVPTWAAEADWVDHALFIAPCDAGTIDVGCGPGRLVGALTSRQVPAMGIDVSSEAVRQTRDRGAHAERRSVFSALPGEGSWAYALLADGNLGIGGDPARLLERLGEVLAPGGQVIAEVDDHGAGLVRERRQLRVDGRLSAPFDWAVVGLDAIEQVAASAGMEVLATSTIGGRHTATLHRMP; encoded by the coding sequence ATGAGGCTCGCTTTCGATGCCGTCAGCGCCTACGACGCGGCGTACTCCGGGCTGTCCACCCAGGTCGTCGACCACATCGGCCGCACGGAGCCCTTCGACGTCCCCACCTGGGCGGCCGAGGCGGACTGGGTCGACCACGCGCTGTTCATCGCCCCGTGCGATGCCGGGACGATCGATGTCGGTTGCGGGCCCGGACGCCTGGTGGGTGCGCTGACGTCGCGGCAGGTGCCCGCGATGGGCATCGACGTGTCGAGCGAGGCCGTGCGCCAGACCCGCGACCGCGGTGCGCACGCGGAGCGCCGCAGCGTGTTCTCCGCGCTCCCGGGCGAGGGGAGCTGGGCCTACGCCCTGCTGGCCGACGGCAACCTGGGCATCGGCGGCGACCCGGCGCGCCTGCTGGAGCGCCTCGGCGAGGTGCTCGCGCCGGGTGGGCAGGTGATCGCGGAGGTCGATGACCATGGGGCGGGCCTGGTGCGCGAGCGTCGCCAGCTGCGGGTCGACGGCCGGCTCTCGGCCCCCTTCGACTGGGCCGTCGTGGGCCTCGACGCGATCGAGCAGGTCGCGGCCTCGGCGGGCATGGAGGTGCTGGCGACGAGCACCATCGGGGGGCGTCACACCGCGACGCTGCACCGGATGCCGTGA
- a CDS encoding pseudouridine-5'-phosphate glycosidase, with product MTIPLSISPAVQSALDEGWPVVALESTIISHGLPRPDNLAAARRFEAILTDMGVVPATIAVLDGELKAGLTDEELVRVANEDIPKLTVRDLPISLARRGSGATTVAATSYIADLAGIRVFATGGLGGVHRGAAETFDESADLKVLSEVPITVVSAGVKSILDIPATLERLESLGVIVLGYGTDRFPSFWLTDSGFELDWSVPDAAAVADVMGTRDALGQPAAILVANPLPVTEQLAPAVHDQALADALRMADEKGLSGKEVTPFLLQTIVGLTGGDSLAVNLKIAENNIRVAGEIALSWSGR from the coding sequence GTGACGATCCCGCTGAGCATCTCTCCCGCCGTCCAGTCCGCCCTCGACGAGGGGTGGCCCGTCGTGGCCCTGGAGTCGACGATCATCTCCCACGGCCTGCCGCGCCCCGACAACCTGGCCGCGGCCCGTCGCTTCGAGGCGATCCTCACCGACATGGGCGTGGTACCGGCCACGATCGCGGTGCTCGACGGCGAGCTCAAGGCCGGCCTGACCGACGAGGAGCTCGTCCGGGTCGCGAACGAGGACATCCCCAAGCTCACGGTGCGTGACCTGCCGATCTCGCTGGCCCGCCGTGGCAGCGGCGCGACGACCGTCGCCGCGACCTCCTACATCGCCGACCTGGCCGGCATCCGGGTGTTCGCGACCGGCGGCCTGGGCGGCGTGCACCGCGGGGCGGCCGAGACGTTCGACGAGTCCGCCGACCTCAAGGTGCTCTCCGAGGTGCCGATCACGGTGGTCTCGGCGGGCGTGAAGTCGATCCTGGACATCCCGGCGACGCTGGAGCGGCTCGAGTCGCTGGGCGTCATCGTGCTGGGCTACGGCACCGACAGGTTCCCCAGCTTCTGGCTCACCGACTCGGGCTTCGAGCTGGACTGGTCGGTGCCGGACGCCGCGGCGGTCGCGGACGTCATGGGGACGCGCGATGCGCTCGGCCAGCCGGCCGCGATCCTGGTCGCGAACCCGCTGCCGGTCACCGAGCAGCTCGCCCCGGCCGTCCACGACCAGGCGCTGGCCGATGCGCTGCGCATGGCCGACGAGAAGGGCCTGTCGGGCAAGGAGGTCACGCCGTTCCTGCTGCAGACGATCGTGGGCCTGACCGGCGGCGACAGCCTCGCGGTCAACCTCAAGATCGCCGAGAACAACATCCGCGTCGCGGGCGAGATCGCACTGTCCTGGTCCGGCCGGTGA
- a CDS encoding glycosyltransferase family 2 protein translates to MGMSLCDVVIPCRDEARALPLVLAAVPDGWNVIVVDNGSSDGTADVARSLGAQVVTEPRPGYGAAVHAGMLAATAEHVAVIDGDASMRLDELVPMLDLVRSGAVTMAVGRRRPVAAGVWPWHARLGTQLLATLIRRRSRFPIHDLAPMRVCRRDDLLALGVQDRRFGYPLELMLRAAGAGWTVQEVDVSYGRRAAGTKSKVSGSVRGTVLVAHDFAKVLR, encoded by the coding sequence ATGGGTATGAGCCTGTGCGATGTCGTGATTCCCTGCCGGGACGAGGCACGCGCGCTGCCGCTCGTGCTCGCCGCCGTCCCGGACGGCTGGAACGTCATCGTCGTCGACAACGGATCCAGCGACGGCACCGCCGATGTGGCCCGCTCGCTCGGCGCCCAGGTCGTGACGGAGCCGCGTCCCGGGTACGGCGCGGCCGTCCACGCCGGGATGCTCGCCGCGACCGCGGAGCACGTCGCCGTGATCGACGGGGACGCCTCGATGCGCCTGGACGAGCTCGTCCCGATGCTCGACCTGGTGCGCTCCGGTGCGGTCACGATGGCCGTCGGCCGCCGACGCCCCGTGGCCGCCGGGGTGTGGCCGTGGCACGCCCGCCTGGGAACGCAGCTGCTGGCGACCCTGATACGCCGGCGCAGCCGGTTCCCGATCCACGACCTCGCCCCCATGCGGGTGTGTCGCCGCGACGACCTGCTGGCGCTCGGCGTCCAGGACCGCCGGTTCGGCTACCCGCTCGAGCTGATGCTGCGCGCCGCCGGCGCGGGCTGGACCGTCCAGGAGGTCGACGTGTCGTACGGACGGCGCGCAGCCGGCACGAAGTCGAAGGTGTCCGGCTCGGTCCGGGGCACCGTGCTGGTCGCCCACGACTTCGCCAAGGTGCTGCGATGA
- a CDS encoding dihydrofolate reductase family protein, with protein sequence MARLMYSANVTLDGCITDREGSFDWGFPSAELHQFFNDLFRPAGTHVYGRRLYETMAVWETMGDDDPVTRDFAEVWRGADKIVYSRTLEQPSTARTRIERDLDTTALRTFVDTADRDVLIGGAELAGQALAAGIVDDLHTFVFPVVVGGGVRALPDGVRLDLELVGEDRFDNGVVHLHHRVLR encoded by the coding sequence ATGGCACGTCTCATGTACTCCGCGAACGTGACCCTCGACGGCTGCATCACCGATCGGGAGGGCAGCTTCGACTGGGGCTTCCCGAGCGCGGAGCTCCACCAGTTCTTCAACGACCTGTTCCGGCCGGCGGGCACGCACGTCTACGGACGCCGTCTCTACGAGACCATGGCGGTCTGGGAGACGATGGGTGACGACGACCCCGTGACCCGTGACTTCGCCGAGGTGTGGCGGGGCGCGGACAAGATCGTCTACTCCCGGACGCTCGAGCAGCCGAGCACCGCCCGGACGCGGATCGAGCGCGACCTCGACACCACAGCGCTGCGCACCTTCGTGGACACGGCCGACCGTGACGTGCTGATCGGCGGTGCCGAGCTCGCGGGGCAGGCGCTGGCCGCGGGCATCGTCGACGACCTGCACACCTTCGTGTTCCCGGTCGTCGTCGGCGGCGGGGTCCGGGCCCTGCCGGACGGCGTGCGGCTCGATCTGGAGCTCGTCGGCGAGGATCGCTTCGACAACGGCGTGGTCCACCTGCACCACCGCGTCCTGCGGTGA
- a CDS encoding molybdopterin-dependent oxidoreductase — MRLPTVADIERRIPRPEDFDSRARGTALTARVGSLLGVCFVVCFATGMWSHLQYATPGWLTLSPRPTQLYRVTQGLHVISGTAAIPLLLVKLWSVYPRLFIRPARGARALLVEALERGSIAVLMAASLFMLASGTLNIIGWYPWEFSFRRTHEAVAWVAIGSLLVHIAVKLPVIRQGLGEPVAEKQADPAAPTRRSVLHGALVASGLAVLLTAGQTVPWLRRISAFSVRPGDGPQGLPINRTAAGAGTDQTAMDPAWRLVIVAGERSVSLSREQLAAMPQSTHRLPIACVEGWSRSATWTGVPLRDLAALVGAAPGTDIVVGSLQTKGAFGSSRVVGNVVRDGRTMLALELNGQTLDVEHGYPARLIAPNRPGVFQTKWVNRLQVDA, encoded by the coding sequence GTGAGGCTGCCGACCGTCGCCGACATCGAGCGGCGGATCCCTCGACCGGAGGACTTCGACAGCCGGGCCCGGGGGACCGCCTTGACCGCGCGGGTCGGATCGCTGCTGGGGGTCTGCTTCGTCGTGTGCTTCGCGACCGGAATGTGGAGCCATCTGCAGTACGCGACGCCGGGCTGGCTGACGCTGAGCCCTCGCCCGACCCAGCTGTACCGCGTGACCCAGGGGCTGCACGTCATCAGCGGTACTGCGGCGATCCCGTTGCTGCTGGTCAAGCTGTGGTCGGTCTACCCGCGACTGTTCATCCGGCCGGCCCGCGGAGCACGAGCGCTGCTGGTCGAGGCGCTGGAGCGCGGCTCGATCGCGGTGCTGATGGCCGCATCGCTGTTCATGCTGGCCAGCGGGACGCTCAACATCATCGGCTGGTACCCGTGGGAGTTCAGCTTCCGCCGCACCCACGAGGCCGTCGCGTGGGTCGCGATCGGATCGCTGCTGGTGCACATCGCCGTCAAGCTGCCGGTCATCCGGCAGGGCCTGGGCGAGCCGGTCGCGGAGAAGCAGGCCGATCCCGCCGCCCCGACCAGGCGATCGGTGCTCCACGGGGCGCTCGTCGCGTCCGGCCTGGCCGTCCTGCTGACCGCGGGCCAGACCGTCCCGTGGCTGCGCCGGATCTCGGCATTCTCGGTGCGTCCCGGCGACGGACCCCAGGGCCTGCCGATCAACCGCACCGCAGCGGGCGCGGGGACCGATCAGACGGCAATGGACCCGGCCTGGCGGCTGGTGATCGTCGCCGGCGAGCGGTCGGTGTCGCTGAGCCGCGAGCAGCTGGCCGCGATGCCGCAGAGCACGCACCGGCTGCCGATCGCGTGCGTAGAGGGATGGAGCCGCAGCGCCACGTGGACGGGGGTGCCGCTGCGCGATCTCGCTGCACTGGTCGGCGCCGCACCGGGCACGGACATCGTGGTCGGGTCGCTGCAGACCAAAGGGGCGTTCGGCTCGTCCCGGGTCGTCGGCAACGTCGTTCGCGACGGACGCACGATGCTGGCGCTCGAGCTCAACGGACAGACCCTGGACGTCGAGCACGGCTATCCGGCGCGGCTCATCGCCCCCAATCGTCCCGGGGTATTCCAGACCAAGTGGGTCAACCGGCTCCAGGTGGATGCATGA
- a CDS encoding GNAT family N-acetyltransferase — protein MSEFEIRQDDLRGGEVIALLEQHLAEMNSHTPPESVHALDVDRLRAPGVTFWSVWSPDGRLAGCGALKRIDDTHAEIKSMRVADDFRRQGVGQVVLRHLIDAARAAGYRRVSLETGSNPPFEAARRLYERNGFTYCGPFDGYVEDPWSVFMTLEL, from the coding sequence GTGAGCGAATTCGAGATCCGGCAGGACGATCTGCGCGGCGGCGAGGTCATCGCCCTGCTCGAGCAGCACCTGGCCGAGATGAACAGCCACACCCCGCCCGAGAGCGTGCACGCCCTCGACGTCGACCGGTTGCGGGCGCCCGGCGTGACGTTCTGGAGCGTGTGGTCGCCCGACGGTCGCCTCGCCGGCTGCGGGGCGCTCAAGCGCATCGATGACACCCATGCGGAGATCAAGTCGATGCGGGTCGCCGACGACTTCCGCCGTCAGGGGGTCGGGCAGGTCGTGCTGCGGCACCTGATCGACGCCGCCCGCGCGGCCGGCTACCGCCGGGTCAGCCTCGAGACGGGCAGCAACCCGCCGTTCGAGGCCGCCCGCCGGCTGTACGAGCGCAACGGGTTCACCTACTGCGGGCCGTTCGACGGCTACGTCGAGGACCCGTGGAGCGTCTTCATGACGCTCGAGCTGTGA
- the dcd gene encoding dCTP deaminase: MLLSDRDILAEIEAGRVGLDPFEPGMIQPSSIDVRLDKFFRVFDNHKYPHIDPAADQSDLTREVEVEGDDAFILHPGEFVLGSTFELVSLPDDIAARLEGKSSLGRLGLMTHSTAGFIDPGFSGHVTLELANVATLPIKLYPGMKIGQVCYFRLTSPAENPYGSAKYGSRYQGQRGPTASRSHANFHRTEI, encoded by the coding sequence GTGCTTCTCTCCGACCGCGACATCCTGGCCGAGATCGAGGCCGGACGCGTCGGGCTCGACCCGTTCGAGCCCGGCATGATCCAGCCCTCGAGCATCGATGTTCGACTCGACAAGTTCTTTCGGGTCTTCGACAACCACAAGTACCCGCACATCGACCCCGCCGCGGACCAGTCCGACCTGACCCGCGAGGTCGAGGTCGAGGGCGATGACGCGTTCATCCTGCACCCCGGCGAGTTCGTGCTCGGCTCCACGTTCGAGCTGGTGTCGCTGCCCGATGACATCGCCGCGCGCCTGGAGGGCAAGTCCTCGCTGGGCCGACTCGGCCTGATGACCCACTCGACGGCGGGCTTCATCGATCCGGGCTTCTCGGGCCACGTGACGCTCGAGCTCGCGAACGTCGCGACGCTGCCGATCAAGCTCTACCCGGGCATGAAGATCGGCCAGGTCTGCTACTTCCGGCTGACCTCGCCGGCCGAGAACCCCTACGGCTCGGCGAAGTACGGCTCGCGCTACCAGGGCCAGCGCGGCCCGACGGCGTCCCGCTCGCACGCGAACTTCCACCGCACCGAGATCTGA
- a CDS encoding TIGR04282 family arsenosugar biosynthesis glycosyltransferase, producing the protein MTAPTLLLVVAKAPVPGQAKTRIARTIGDDGAAELAAAALLDTLTTATAVGWPVVVAMTGDLSAAARGEEIAAALEPLQVVSQRGDGLAARLANAHADAAAAVGDSAAGIVQVGMDTPQLLVADYLDAGRTVELGSIVVGPAQDGGWWLLGLPDPALAKHLVDVPMSQDDTCDRTVEALGGDVVRLRTLRDMDTWDDAVAIAGDIPISLMADAVERQRPRTGA; encoded by the coding sequence ATGACCGCCCCCACCCTCCTGCTGGTGGTCGCGAAGGCGCCGGTCCCGGGGCAGGCGAAGACCCGCATCGCGCGGACGATCGGCGACGACGGCGCAGCCGAGCTCGCCGCCGCCGCACTGCTGGACACGCTGACGACGGCCACCGCGGTCGGCTGGCCCGTCGTGGTCGCGATGACCGGCGATCTGTCGGCCGCGGCGCGCGGCGAGGAGATCGCGGCGGCGCTCGAGCCGCTGCAGGTCGTGTCGCAGCGTGGGGACGGCCTGGCCGCGCGCCTCGCCAACGCGCACGCCGACGCTGCGGCAGCGGTCGGCGACAGCGCTGCCGGCATCGTCCAGGTCGGCATGGACACCCCGCAGCTGCTCGTGGCCGACTACCTCGACGCCGGCCGGACCGTCGAGCTGGGCAGCATCGTGGTGGGCCCGGCGCAGGACGGCGGCTGGTGGCTGCTCGGCCTGCCCGATCCGGCGCTGGCCAAGCATCTGGTCGATGTGCCGATGTCGCAGGACGACACGTGCGACCGCACCGTGGAGGCCCTCGGCGGGGACGTCGTCCGGCTGCGGACGCTGCGCGACATGGACACCTGGGACGACGCCGTCGCGATCGCCGGCGACATCCCCATCTCCCTGATGGCCGACGCCGTCGAGCGGCAACGCCCCCGGACCGGCGCATGA